The Pelmatolapia mariae isolate MD_Pm_ZW linkage group LG10_11, Pm_UMD_F_2, whole genome shotgun sequence genome includes a region encoding these proteins:
- the cfap298 gene encoding cilia- and flagella-associated protein 298, whose translation MVQLHVKRGDESLFLFNTTVDTPLETLIQQITAIYNGRLKVERLCSEIPELADHGISLPPNMQGLTEEQIEELNLRDEWGEKCIPSGGSVFRKDEIGRRNGQAPNDKMKEVLMRTVEAATALISKKQVQANVCVTVEMIKEALDQLRGAVMIVYPMGLPPHDPIRMELEDKEDLSGTQASLQVITEDECQLWWAAKEMQRGKKLQDYIGRNEKTKLVVKIQKKGQGAPAREPVITDEQQKQMMMHYYRRQEEVKKLEEADDDSYLDSEWSDRQTLKRQFQGLTNIKWGPR comes from the exons atggtgcaacttcacgTGAAGCGTGGAGACgaaagcctttttctttttaacaccaCCGTGGACACCCCTCTGGAAACTCTGATCCAGCAAATTACTGCCATTTACAACGGAAGGCTCAAAGTGGAGAGACTGTGTTCAG AGATTCCCGAGCTTGCAGACCATGGCATCTCACTGCCACCCAACATGCAGGGGCTGACAGAGGAGCAGATTGAGGAGCTAAACCTGAGGGATGAATGGGGAGAAAAGTGCATCCCCAGTGGAGGCTCTGTGTTTAGAAAGGATGAGATTGGGAGGAGGAATGGACAAG CGCCTAATGATAAAATGAAAGAGGTGCTGATGAGAACGGTGGAGGCTGCAACGGCGCTCATCTCCAAA AAACAAGTTCAAGCCAATGTTTGTGTCACTGTGGAGATGATAAAGGAAGCACTGGATCAGCTAAGGGGGGCGGTCATGATCGTGTACCCCATGGGGCTGCCTCCTCACGACCCAATCAGGATGGAATTAGAAGACAAGGAAGACCTTTCAGGAACACAG GCGTCTCTGCAGGTGATCACAGAGGATGAATGCCAGCTGTGGTGGGCTGCCAAAGAGATGCAGAGGGGCAAAAAACTGCAGGACTACATTGGCAGAAATGAAAAGACAAAGCTAGTGGTTAAAATCCAAAAG AAAGGACAGGGGGCGCCAGCGAGAGAACCTGTGATCACCGATGAGCAGCAGAAACAGATGATGATGCACTACTACAGAAGGCAGGAAGAGGTCAAG AAACTGGAGGAGGCGGACGATGATAGCTACCTGGACTCGGAGTGGTCAGACAGGCAGACCCTCAAAAGACAGTTTCAGGGTCTCACTAATATCAAATGGGGGCCGAGATGA
- the eva1c gene encoding protein eva-1 homolog C isoform X2 — protein sequence MRVMSWTRCRGLDWSHSLFCLTLLLWTRSMSGLADFSDYLSRIITSHSAHACDGQPLRLHCPRHSTISIQSAFYGSSEMQLCGVDPHPPLRAHNHSCSAFTALQKLLSECQSHRDCQMPVNHLLFGKDPCPGTTKYLHVDYKCKPTEHKRHVVCEGETMVLRCKPPRVLNIYAAVYGRRLGHTDTCPSHLTRPPPFECLNHEAVHLVSKSCYSKQKCAVPVSNQTFRDPCFPGTRKYLSVIYSCVPQSLLRVADPNIVSLTSSPSAGTEKDLEEPFPKGSRRPDNSGAMMSNSLLTYAYIKEHPEMAALLFTSSVCVGLLLTLLAVSVRVTCRARWFRDHRLAPKPGSPTVKYQEDDEDEDDDDTDEEEDDHEGTGRSLLSATERKAIYGWEEVTYVSEAAERAERIERREMIMQEIWMNAYLNGSSC from the exons ATGCGAGTCATGAGCTGGACCCGTTGTCGCggactggactggagccacagccTCTTCTGTCTGACTTTACTCCTGTGGACCAGAAGCATGAGTGGACTGGCTGACTTCTCAG ACTACCTGTCCAGGATCATTACCAGCCACTCTGCCCACGCGTGTGATGGGCAACCTCTGCGGCTCCACTGTCCACGCCACTCCACCATCTCCATCCAGTCTGCCTTCTACGGGAGCAGCGAGATGCAGCTTTGCGGAGTAGATCCACACCCTCCACTCAGGGCACACAATCACAGCTGCTCAGCTTTCACAGCCCTACAG AAGCTTTTGTCGGAGTGTCAGAGCCACAGAGACTGCCAGATGCCTGTCAATCACCTGCTATTTGGGAAGGACCCCTGCCCCGGCACTACCAAATACCTCCATGTGGACTACAAGTGTAAACCTA CTGAACACAAAAGACATGTGGTGTGTGAAGGAGAGACCATGGTCCTGCGCTGTAAGCCCCCCAGGGTGCTGAACATCTATGCAGCTGTCTACGGGCGAAGGCTGGGTCACACCGACACCTGCCCCTCACACCTGACAAGACCACCCCCGTTTG AGTGTCTGAACCATGAGGCCGTACACTTGGTCTCCAAGTCCTGCTACAGCAAACAGAAGTGTGCTGTTCCCGTCAGCAATCAGACCTTTAGGGACCCATGCTTTCCAGGAACCAGGAAGTACCTCAGTGTGATCTATTCTTGTG TACCGCAGAGTTTACTAAGGGTGGCAGACCCCAACATAGTAAGCCTCACCTCATCTCCTAGCGCGGGCACAGAAAAAG ATCTGGAGGAGCCCTTTCCTAAAGGCTCAAGAAGGCCCGACAACTCAGGAGCGATGATGAGCAACTCTCTCCTGACATATGCTTACATCAAAG AGCATCCTGAAATGGCAGCTCTGCTGTTTACCTCCAGCGTGTGTGTTggtctcctgctcaccctgctGGCTGTATCTGTTCGAGTGACCTGCAGGGCACGCTGGTTCAGAGATCACAGACTTGCACCCAAGCCGGGAAGCCCTACTGTTAAATATCAGGAAGATGAcgaggatgaggatgatgatgacacagatgaagaagaagatgacCATGAAGGAACGGGAAGATCTTTGCTCTCAGCCACAGAAAGGAAGGCGATATACGGTTGGGAGGAAGTGACTTATGTGAGCGAAGCGGCCGAGCGGGCGGAGAGGATCGAGCGCAGAGAGATGATCATGCAGGAGATCTGGATGAACGCCTATCTGAATGGCAGCTCGTGTTAA
- the eva1c gene encoding protein eva-1 homolog C isoform X1 codes for MRVMSWTRCRGLDWSHSLFCLTLLLWTRSMSGLADFSDYLSRIITSHSAHACDGQPLRLHCPRHSTISIQSAFYGSSEMQLCGVDPHPPLRAHNHSCSAFTALQVHFICGKLLSECQSHRDCQMPVNHLLFGKDPCPGTTKYLHVDYKCKPTEHKRHVVCEGETMVLRCKPPRVLNIYAAVYGRRLGHTDTCPSHLTRPPPFECLNHEAVHLVSKSCYSKQKCAVPVSNQTFRDPCFPGTRKYLSVIYSCVPQSLLRVADPNIVSLTSSPSAGTEKDLEEPFPKGSRRPDNSGAMMSNSLLTYAYIKEHPEMAALLFTSSVCVGLLLTLLAVSVRVTCRARWFRDHRLAPKPGSPTVKYQEDDEDEDDDDTDEEEDDHEGTGRSLLSATERKAIYGWEEVTYVSEAAERAERIERREMIMQEIWMNAYLNGSSC; via the exons ATGCGAGTCATGAGCTGGACCCGTTGTCGCggactggactggagccacagccTCTTCTGTCTGACTTTACTCCTGTGGACCAGAAGCATGAGTGGACTGGCTGACTTCTCAG ACTACCTGTCCAGGATCATTACCAGCCACTCTGCCCACGCGTGTGATGGGCAACCTCTGCGGCTCCACTGTCCACGCCACTCCACCATCTCCATCCAGTCTGCCTTCTACGGGAGCAGCGAGATGCAGCTTTGCGGAGTAGATCCACACCCTCCACTCAGGGCACACAATCACAGCTGCTCAGCTTTCACAGCCCTACAGGTGCATTTTATATGTGGG AAGCTTTTGTCGGAGTGTCAGAGCCACAGAGACTGCCAGATGCCTGTCAATCACCTGCTATTTGGGAAGGACCCCTGCCCCGGCACTACCAAATACCTCCATGTGGACTACAAGTGTAAACCTA CTGAACACAAAAGACATGTGGTGTGTGAAGGAGAGACCATGGTCCTGCGCTGTAAGCCCCCCAGGGTGCTGAACATCTATGCAGCTGTCTACGGGCGAAGGCTGGGTCACACCGACACCTGCCCCTCACACCTGACAAGACCACCCCCGTTTG AGTGTCTGAACCATGAGGCCGTACACTTGGTCTCCAAGTCCTGCTACAGCAAACAGAAGTGTGCTGTTCCCGTCAGCAATCAGACCTTTAGGGACCCATGCTTTCCAGGAACCAGGAAGTACCTCAGTGTGATCTATTCTTGTG TACCGCAGAGTTTACTAAGGGTGGCAGACCCCAACATAGTAAGCCTCACCTCATCTCCTAGCGCGGGCACAGAAAAAG ATCTGGAGGAGCCCTTTCCTAAAGGCTCAAGAAGGCCCGACAACTCAGGAGCGATGATGAGCAACTCTCTCCTGACATATGCTTACATCAAAG AGCATCCTGAAATGGCAGCTCTGCTGTTTACCTCCAGCGTGTGTGTTggtctcctgctcaccctgctGGCTGTATCTGTTCGAGTGACCTGCAGGGCACGCTGGTTCAGAGATCACAGACTTGCACCCAAGCCGGGAAGCCCTACTGTTAAATATCAGGAAGATGAcgaggatgaggatgatgatgacacagatgaagaagaagatgacCATGAAGGAACGGGAAGATCTTTGCTCTCAGCCACAGAAAGGAAGGCGATATACGGTTGGGAGGAAGTGACTTATGTGAGCGAAGCGGCCGAGCGGGCGGAGAGGATCGAGCGCAGAGAGATGATCATGCAGGAGATCTGGATGAACGCCTATCTGAATGGCAGCTCGTGTTAA
- the haus1 gene encoding HAUS augmin-like complex subunit 1, producing the protein MCEKIKKVNSWLGAVFGEQVVPQFEVNTRTVDILYQLAQSSEARCSDTALLIEDLKQKAAEYQAEGAHLQDVLLQSVGLSSVSLSKPVADCLSALVDNAMVLGVRDTSLGSFMPAVNNLTSELLEAEKSNRRLERELRALRKRLGATLVLRGSLQEDINKTVKAQAVESAKAEEKLLKMDFVTAKANELSNRRERCEAQLVSRNMDKSITHQALVQLSEEVTELKKEIIPLKKKLEPYMDLSPNPSLAQVKIEEAKRELAALDSQLEMNVDFK; encoded by the exons ATGTGTGAGAAGATTAAGAAG GTGAACAGCTGGCTCGGCGCCGTGTTTGGTGAGCAGGTTGTGCCACAGTTTGAAGTCAACACACGGACAGTGGACATCCTGTACCAGCTCGCCCAGTCCAGCGAAGCCCGCTGCAGTGACACAGCTCTCCTTATAGAGGACCTCAAACAGAAAGCAGCAGAGTACCAGGCTGAGG GTGCTCATCTCCAGGATGTTCTTCTACAAAGTGTTGGCCTGTCGTCTGTCAGTTTGTCAAAGCCAGTTGCTGACTGCTTATCTGCTTTAGTAGACAATGCTATGGTGCTTGGAGTGAGAGACACTTCACTGGGCag CTTTATGCCAGCCGTAAACAACCTCACTAGTGAACTTCTGGAAGCGGAGAAGTCAAATAGAAGACTTGAGAGAGAGCTCCGGGCCCTCAGAAAAAGACTCGGGGCAACTCTGGTGCTCCGGGGAAGTTTACAAGA GGATATCAACAAAACTGTCAAAGCTCAGGCAGTGGAGAGCGCTAAAGCTGAGGAGAAGCTGCTCAAAATGGATTTTGTGACAGCAAAGGCGAACGAGCTCAGTAACAGACGGGAGCGGTGCGAG GCTCAGCTTGTATCCAGGAACATGGACAAGTCTATCACCCACCAGGCTCTTGTGCAGCTGTCAGAG GAAGTCACCgagctgaaaaaagaaataatcccCTTAAAGAAGAAACTGGAGCCTTACATGGACCTGAGCCCG AACCCGTCTCTGGCTCAAGTGAAAATAGAAGAGGCAAAAAGAGAGCTG gctGCACTTGATTCCCAGCTTGAGATGAATGTGGATTTTAAATGA
- the mis18a gene encoding protein Mis18-alpha translates to MATRKQLEKSYTKSVNNSTSDASSIDSTTVGEKLFRPTEEEVEDGDDGPVVFICAKCKLPVGDSLSWDGSEDDLNQIRLKRVTDNVMIGKENRLYEASKKCLCLVVDLICRSCRSVLGMVYTSTPKNLDHKRFTFCFNVANIDSYVLGSGGQMLAAEGPKEQPVTLEYRGIVEQQLTEMKMLVMSMAHRLEEIETGLQEGCDDA, encoded by the exons ATGGCGACGAGGAAACAGTTGGAAAAATCTTATACTAAAAGTGTAAATAACTCCACGTCTGACGCGTCCAGCATAGACTCCACCACGGTCGGGGAAAAGCTTTTCCGCCCCAccgaggaggaggtggaggacgGCGATGACGGACCTGTGGTCTTCATCTGCGCGAAGTGCAAGCTGCCTGTCGGCGATTCGTTGTCCTGGGATGGAAGTGAAGATGATCTAAACCAAATCAGACTGAAGC GGGTCACTGACAATGTCATGATTGGAAAGGAGAACCGACTGTACGAAGCAAGTAAAAAGTGTCTCTG TTTGGTTGTGGATCTCATCTGTCGGAGCTGCCGTTCTGTGCTTGGCATGGTGTACACATCCACCCCTAAGAACCTGGACCACAAGAGGTTTACCTTCTGTTTCAATGTCGCTAACATCGACAG CTACGTGCTCGGCTCTGGAGGCCAGATGTTGGCAGCAGAGGGCCCCAAAGAGCAGCCAGTAACACTGGAGTACAGAGGCATTGTTGAACAACAGCTGACAGAG ATGAAAATGCTGGTCATGTCCATGGCACACAGGCTAGAGGAGATCGAGACTGGCCTTCAGGAGGGATGCGATGACGCCTGA